Sequence from the Syntrophorhabdaceae bacterium genome:
CACGCTGTCAGGCTCCAGTGCGATGGCTTTTCTGAAATATTCCTCGGCGAGTTTGCCCTCTTGATCCCTCATGACGATAAGCCCGATATTGTTATATGCCTTGGGATAATCGCTGTGGGATTCAAGTATTTTCTTAAAATAAAAGAGCGCCTCGGCCCGGTTGTCTTCCTGGATAGCTATGACGCCAAGATTATTGAGGGCTTCGGTATGGTCGGGTTGCTTCACCAGTATTTGTTTGTACAGGTCCTTGGCCTGTCTTAATCTGCCCGATTCCTGCGCATTTAACGCCTCATTATACAGGACATCGACGGCCCCTTCATCGGCCTTTCTTTCGACTGCTCTTACCGGATCGCTCGTCGTGACCTGCTTTTCATCCTGCTCCATAGTCTTTTCTTTTTTTGCCGGGGACGGAGAAATAGCCGTGCTACGCGTCTTAAGAATCTCTGCTTCGGCGGCGCCGGGAAGAGATCTTTTATGAGGCTTCATTAAGACCGGTGGCTCTCCCACCGGCTTTATTGACGCCACAATCGTTGTCGCGTGCTCACCCGCCTTTCCTTTCGCCTTTTGAACAGGTTGCAGCATCTGCGGCGCGGTGGAGGAAGGGGCCTCAGCCTTAATCGGCTTTGCGGCAGCTGAGGCAGCCACGGGCCTATCTACAGGCTTTAACCTCCGAGAATGTGACGTGTACAAATACATGACGACAGCCGCCACGCACACGAGAAGAGCAACGATATACAGAGGAATTCTCGATTTTCCGGCGTTATGAAGCGCCGGGTAAGAGGCTTCCCGGCCCTTCTTCTTCCTATCCTCCTCTGCCCTTTTCAGGGCATCCTGAATCACACTCATCAGTTGATTTCCTCGTAAATAACGCGCGGGGTCAAGAACACGACCAATTCACTTTTTGTATCGCTTGTTTCATTCACCTTGAAGAATTGCCCGATAACAGGGATCGACATGAGCCCCTTGGTGCCCGTGTCGGTATTCGACTTGATGCTCTTGATAAGCCCGCCGATGACTACGGTCTCTCCTTCTTTTACCTTCACGATCGTATCGACTTCTCGAACGTTAAGTATAGGCACTGTGGTGACACCCCCGGGCGCGACGACATCGCCTGTCCTTTCGGACATAATGGGATGTATGTTGAGGGTGATATTTCCCTTATCGTCTATCTGGGGCGTGACATCAAGGGTGAGTCCTTCATCGATGAATCTCGGTGTGTACGTGATGGTAGGGTTCGCACTGCCCGTGACGGCGGTCTGCTGCACATCGAAGTACACATCCTGAGTCGTAACCTTGATGATGGCCCGCTGATTATTGAGTGTCGATATTTTGGGGCTGGAGATCGTTTCCACTTTGCCGAAGATCTTCAAAAGATCGATGAAGGTGTTGTTAATATCCAGGTTTCCATTTCCGGCAAAGATACGGAAAAAGGGAGTGCCGGAGACCGCCGTGGTGGTACTGAGCGCGGGATCCGAGAACTGATTGAGTAACGCCTGCTGCCCTCTGAAGTTGAACTCTCCGATTCGTCCTTCAACCATCTTCCAGTTTACCCCCTGGCGTGAAGAATCATTAAGCAAAACTTCAACAATCTTTGCCTCTATCATAACCTGACGATGGATGACCCCTTCGGCCGCTTTGAGAAATGTGTCAATATCTTTCAGGATCCGGGGGTAATCCGTAACGATTATCATCATGGCCTGCTTGTTCACCACGAATTTACCGTCTTTAGAAAGCAGACCTTTTATGTTATCTTCCAGGCTTTTCCATATGTCGGAATCTGTTTCACTCCTTACTGACACCTGGGAGCCGTATGTGCTGCTTGTCGTAGTGGCAACGCCTGTTGTGGTGGTTGTGCCTCCGATCGTCCCCGGGGTGGCGTAAACATTGCTCGTTCCGGTCTTCTTAAGGGCTATATAATTCAGGCTGAACATCCTGGTTTCCACTTTCGGCCTGGAAACGTAGATCGTTCTGTTCTCAATTTTGTACGTAAAGCTCAATGGCTCAAGGATATACTCAAGCGCCTTGACAAGGGTGACATCCTTCAAGTCCACCGTGGCCGTGCCTTTCACGTCAGGCTCCACAACCACATTGTAATTTGCCTGTTTCCCAATGGCCCTGAGAATGTCTTTGACGTCGGCCTCCCGGAGCGAGAAAGAGAAGACCTCCTCCACCCTGGGCGTCTCCGTCCTTTTTTCTTTTTCTATCTGGAAAGAGACCGGGCTCGGTATCTCAGGGGGTTTAACCGTGGGACTTTTCTCCTTCGCCTGCTGAACATGGGCGCAGGAGCACAAGAAACAAACCATCGCCGCATAGATCCATAGTTTTCTCATTTGCCCTTCTCCATTGCCTTTGTTTTGGGTTCTTCCGGGGTCTGATCTTCGAAGGTCACGAGATCGAGAACTCTTTTGACGCCATTGCGAATGAGGATGACCTTGTCGCTCTCGATCTCCAGGACCTTTTCGTTCCCGACCATGTCGCCTTTTCTCACGATTTCGTGATCGATGATGGCGACCCTATCCTTTCCCTTTTCAAGAATAGCGAACAATCTGGCGGCAGGCGTGGTCTCCTTGCTTCTTTCTTCTTTAAGCTGAGGCAATACAAACGGGTTTCTGGCCCACCCCACTTTCAGTTTATCAAAATCGGGCTTAAGCGCCGGGGGTGCGAC
This genomic interval carries:
- a CDS encoding tetratricopeptide repeat protein, with the translated sequence MSVIQDALKRAEEDRKKKGREASYPALHNAGKSRIPLYIVALLVCVAAVVMYLYTSHSRRLKPVDRPVAASAAAKPIKAEAPSSTAPQMLQPVQKAKGKAGEHATTIVASIKPVGEPPVLMKPHKRSLPGAAEAEILKTRSTAISPSPAKKEKTMEQDEKQVTTSDPVRAVERKADEGAVDVLYNEALNAQESGRLRQAKDLYKQILVKQPDHTEALNNLGVIAIQEDNRAEALFYFKKILESHSDYPKAYNNIGLIVMRDQEGKLAEEYFRKAIALEPDSVEPYLNLSALLRSQGRLQDASKLLEIPLSKKIKEPNLFLSYAVIKDRLGQYEEAARYYRQYLSSVKSPGARKDVLERLRYIEKTGQ
- a CDS encoding secretin N-terminal domain-containing protein — translated: MRKLWIYAAMVCFLCSCAHVQQAKEKSPTVKPPEIPSPVSFQIEKEKRTETPRVEEVFSFSLREADVKDILRAIGKQANYNVVVEPDVKGTATVDLKDVTLVKALEYILEPLSFTYKIENRTIYVSRPKVETRMFSLNYIALKKTGTSNVYATPGTIGGTTTTTGVATTTSSTYGSQVSVRSETDSDIWKSLEDNIKGLLSKDGKFVVNKQAMMIIVTDYPRILKDIDTFLKAAEGVIHRQVMIEAKIVEVLLNDSSRQGVNWKMVEGRIGEFNFRGQQALLNQFSDPALSTTTAVSGTPFFRIFAGNGNLDINNTFIDLLKIFGKVETISSPKISTLNNQRAIIKVTTQDVYFDVQQTAVTGSANPTITYTPRFIDEGLTLDVTPQIDDKGNITLNIHPIMSERTGDVVAPGGVTTVPILNVREVDTIVKVKEGETVVIGGLIKSIKSNTDTGTKGLMSIPVIGQFFKVNETSDTKSELVVFLTPRVIYEEIN